The Streptomyces laurentii region AGCAGACCCCGTAGTCCTTCTTCAGATGCTCCGGGACCGCGTAGTGCATGACACGGCCACGGGTCAGCGACGACAGCTCGAAGACCGTGGTCAGATGCCCGAGCCGGTCCAGCAGCCACGCCCCCATCGGGGAGCGGTCCTCGACCGTCTCCAGGACCCCGAGCAGATGCGGCACCGCCTTGACCACCGTGTCCCAGGTGGTACGGGGCACCTGGAGCCAGTCGGCGCACGTGTCGCCCACGAGGTGGCGGATCAGCGAGGAGACGATCGGGTCGAAGAAGGTGCCCGGCACCACCTCCTCGTACAGGTCGATGAGCTGCCGCGTGAGCAGCGCCCCGTCGTCCGAGGGCCCCATGTGCCGGATCATGTACAGATCGAGGAAGGCGCGCGCCTCCTCCAGGGTCCGCGGGACCGCCTCCTGGTCGACGCCGAGCATGGCCCCCACCACCCGCCAGGCGTAGTAGTAGGCCTCGGCGCCTTCGTTGGACATGTGGACGCCGAGCCGGTGCAGACTGTCCAGGACCAGCATCGAGAAGAACATCTGCCCGCCGATCATGTCCTCCTGGCAGATCGGCACGCCCAGCGCCGCCGTGTCCCAGCGGTCCTCGCGCAGCAGATGATGCCGGATCGCGGCGTGCAGCAGCCGCACCTTCTGCGCCGCCGGGACGAACCGGCTGCCGGCCTCGAAGGCGTCCGGCCGCATCAGATAGAGCGTGAACTGGCCGGTCTCCGCCATCCGCTTCGAGGGGTACTTCAGACCGTGCGTCGTCGTGAGCAGCTGCGCCACGTGCGGCACGAGATAGCAGGCGGGCATGGAGGCGAAGGACAGCGCGGTGGTGATGTGCACGTCGTTGTCGGTGAAGAAGAGCCGGGCCTTCTCCATCTCGCCCCAGTCCACCCAGTCCGGCGCGGAGCTCGTGGCGTGCAGGTATTCGCGGGCCACGTCCGGCAGCCCGTCCGGCAGCGGAGCGCCCACCGTGGACACGTACCGCATCAGGGTGTTGAACCGGCCGACCTCCCCGCGCTCGAAGAGCGTGGCGACGGTGGCGTCGGCGAGTTCGTCGCCGGTCTGGCGCAGGGCGTCCATCGACGCCTCGGTGGGGATCATGCGGGCTCCTTCGACGAGCATCCGTGAGGGGGAGGAGAGTGCGGGGGGTACGGCGAAGCGGTGCGCGCCCGGGACGGCGCGGGTGCGGTACGGCGGGGGTCGGGGCGGTCAGGACGCCCGGGCCGACGCGGCGTGAGCGAGCGAGGTGAGGGCGGCGACGGTGGCCGGGGGCGCGTCGAGCTCGTCGAGGACGCGCAGCGCCTCCGCCACCCGCGCGGCGATCATGGCCTCCACCCGTTCCGGAGCCCGTACGCGACGCATCAGCTCCCGCACCTCGTCCAGATCGCCGCCCTCGGATCCGTCCCCGTCCCCGCTCCCGTCCAGGAGGGCGCGCAGCCGCGCGCGTCCGGCCGCGTCCGTGAGCCGCCAGGCCTCCGCGAGCAGCGCGGTCGGCCGCCGCCCGCGCAGGTCGTCGGCGCCGGCCTTGCCGGTGTCCGCCGGGTCGCCGAACAGCCCGAGCAGGTCGTCCCGCAGCTGGAACGCCTCGCCGAGCGGCAGCCCGTACGCCGAGTAGCCCTCGCCCAGCCGCGCCGCGGCCCCGGCCAGGGCCCCGCCGATCAACAGCGGCTGTTCGACGGTGTACTTGGCCGTCTTGTAGCGGATCACCTTCAGCGAGACCGCCGTGTCCGGCACCCCGCCCGTGTGCAGGACCTCCAGGCACTCGCCCGCGATCAGCTCCCGCGCGAGCGCCGCCCACAACGGCCGGGCCCGCCCCAGATACGCGGCGGGCAGCCCGCTCTCCACGAACAACTGCCCGGCCAGCGCCATCAGCAGATCACCCACCAGCATGGCCAGCGAGCGGGCGGCCCCGGCGG contains the following coding sequences:
- a CDS encoding dimethylallyltransferase (Dimethylallyltransferase; Geranyltranstransferase; Geranylgeranyl pyrophosphate synthetase [Streptomyces venezuelae ATCC10712];~Trans-Isoprenyl Diphosphate Synthases, head-to-tail; cd00685;~active site lid residues [active];~aspartate-rich region 1;~aspartate-rich region 2;~catalytic residues [active];~chain length determination region;~identified by MetaGeneAnnotator; putative;~substrate binding pocket [chemical binding];~substrate-Mg2+ binding site), with the protein product MAEVWDPAAFKIRVDEVLGRFVAREADALAAVDADLGPVAGELEAAVAHGKRLRAAFCYWGWRGGGQPDSDALVRAAAAVELVHAAAVVHDDLIDGSPLRHGRPTAHRALRSAVPGHPRPAGAARSLAMLVGDLLMALAGQLFVESGLPAAYLGRARPLWAALARELIAGECLEVLHTGGVPDTAVSLKVIRYKTAKYTVEQPLLIGGALAGAAARLGEGYSAYGLPLGEAFQLRDDLLGLFGDPADTGKAGADDLRGRRPTALLAEAWRLTDAAGRARLRALLDGSGDGDGSEGGDLDEVRELMRRVRAPERVEAMIAARVAEALRVLDELDAPPATVAALTSLAHAASARAS
- a CDS encoding hypothetical protein (DUF2236 domain containing protein [Streptomyces fulvissimus DSM40593];~Uncharacterized protein conserved in bacteria (DUF2236); pfam09995;~UniProt-pubmed:12712204; UniProt-pubmed:20624727; UniProt-pubmed:16956972; UniProt-pubmed:21463507; UniProt-pubmed:18375553; UniProt-pubmed:15028702; UniProt-pubmed:12000953; UniProt-pubmed:20567260; UniProt-pubmed:21551298;~identified by MetaGeneAnnotator; putative): MIPTEASMDALRQTGDELADATVATLFERGEVGRFNTLMRYVSTVGAPLPDGLPDVAREYLHATSSAPDWVDWGEMEKARLFFTDNDVHITTALSFASMPACYLVPHVAQLLTTTHGLKYPSKRMAETGQFTLYLMRPDAFEAGSRFVPAAQKVRLLHAAIRHHLLREDRWDTAALGVPICQEDMIGGQMFFSMLVLDSLHRLGVHMSNEGAEAYYYAWRVVGAMLGVDQEAVPRTLEEARAFLDLYMIRHMGPSDDGALLTRQLIDLYEEVVPGTFFDPIVSSLIRHLVGDTCADWLQVPRTTWDTVVKAVPHLLGVLETVEDRSPMGAWLLDRLGHLTTVFELSSLTRGRVMHYAVPEHLKKDYGVCSAVSPKHRWTPPPAVLRP